The nucleotide window GCCACCCGGCGTTCGGACAGGCCGCCGATTTCAGCAATGGCCAGCGCCAGCGTATCCGCCGCAAATGCAACCGGTTCGGCGTGGAAGTTGCCGCCTGAAATCACTTGGTCCGGCTGGCCGTCGCGCCCGGCAAACACCAGGGGGTTGTCGGTGACCGCATTGGCCTCCGTCAGCAGCGTCCCGGTGGCCTGCGCCATCAGATCGTGGATGGCGCCCATGACCTGCGGCTGGCAGCGTAGGCTGTAGGGGTCCTGGACTTTATTGTCCGACACCAGATGAGACTGGCGGATGGCGCTGCCCGACAGCAAAGCCCGGTAGCGTTGCGCGACTTTGATCTGGCCCGGCTGGCCGCGGATTTCATGCACACGCGGGTCGAATGGCGCATCGCTGCCCTTGGCGGCATCCACGCTGAGCGCCCCGGCCAGCACGGCGCTGTCGAACAGGTGTTCAGCCAGGAAGAGTCCATGCAGGGCCAACGCGGTGGAGACCTGGGTGCCGTTGATCAGCGCCAGGCCTTCCTTGGCGGCCAGACGGATGGGGGTGATGCCGGCCAGTGCCAGGGCTTGGTCGGCGGGCAGCCACTGGCCGTCGTGGCCAATCAGGCCTTCACCGATCAAGGCCAGCGTCATGTGCGATAGCGGCGCGAGGTCGCCCGATGCCCCCACCGAGCCTTTTTCCGGAATATGCGGGATCAGACCGGCATTGAAAATTTGCAGCAAAGTCAGCACGACGTTGGATCGGATGCCCGAGTAGCCGCGAGCCAGGCTGGCCACCTTCATGGCGAT belongs to Castellaniella sp. and includes:
- the hutH gene encoding histidine ammonia-lyase, producing MTQQLILNPGALDLTILRQIWHGDVTLSLPDQAVHDMDASAAIVQAIIDRGDPAYGINTGFGKLAQTRIPDHQLEDLQRNLILSHSVGVGQPLDARVARLLIAMKVASLARGYSGIRSNVVLTLLQIFNAGLIPHIPEKGSVGASGDLAPLSHMTLALIGEGLIGHDGQWLPADQALALAGITPIRLAAKEGLALINGTQVSTALALHGLFLAEHLFDSAVLAGALSVDAAKGSDAPFDPRVHEIRGQPGQIKVAQRYRALLSGSAIRQSHLVSDNKVQDPYSLRCQPQVMGAIHDLMAQATGTLLTEANAVTDNPLVFAGRDGQPDQVISGGNFHAEPVAFAADTLALAIAEIGGLSERRVALLIDASISGLPPFLVPEPGLNSGFMIAHVTAAALASENKSLAHPGSVDSLPTSANQEDHVSMATFAARRLTDMARNTAHIVGIELLCAAQGIDFHAPLQTSVPLQKLHAQIRQDVAFYDKDRLLAPDLDIIGQRVLEGAYRL